The Chitinophagales bacterium genomic sequence ATGGACAACATGATGGCTGCCACCGAACGTGCTGACAGTATAGGTGCAGATATTATTACCGTTTCTTTAGGCTACAACGAATTCAACTATCCTGATCCATCTTATTCACTAAAGTATGCAGACATAGACGGTAAGAGCACCATTGCTGCGAAAGCTGCCAATATCGCCACGTCAAAAGGTATCCTTTTTGTTGCTTCAGCCGGTAACGAAGGTGGCGGAACGTGGAATTATGTACTGACGCCCGGCGATGCTGACAGCGCAATGACGGTTGGCTCTGTTGGCCTGGATAAAGTACCGGCTCCCAACAGTGGTTATGGCCCCAATGCAGCAGGACAGGTAAAACCTGATGTATGTATGGTAGGCCAGCCGGCATCCATCATGCGCAACGGGCCTAATCCTTCTTTCTCAAGTGGTACATCCTGGGCAACACCACAACTGGCAGGATGGGCGGCATGCCTGATGCAGGCAAGCGGTAATTTCACTCCATATGAGATACGCACAGCCATTCAGAAAAGTGCTAACCTCTACAATAACCCGGGTTTACAATTAGGCTATGGTGTACCTAATTTCCATTATGCATTGGAGCTACTGAATGTGAAGGAATTGCCCAAGGTGCCTGATGCAAATGACTGGATCATCACTAGTCCCAATCCTTTTACGGGTAGTATAACCCTACGTGTGTTCAACGGCAGTAAAAGTAGTTTGCTGGATATTGTTGTAACCGATGTTAGCGGGAAGATCATTTATCAGGATGCAGTAAACATGAGTGCAGGCGTACAAAATATTCCTGTAACACTACCCGGGGTAAGTAACGGCTTATATTTTCTTAAGGCTGTTACAGGCGATAAACAACAGGTAGTAAAGTTGTTGAAAAATTAGTGTTTCCTCAGCACAGTAATGAACATGCTATCCGCATGATGTTCTATTCCATTGATCAACCGTTGTTCCTCGATCGTAAATTCCCCGGATTGTTGAAGTAGCGTGACGACATCTTCATTTTCCTGCCTGAATACAGAACAGGTAATATAGAATAACCGGCCACCCGGTTTAAGATATTCTGCAGCGTTGACGGCTATCTTCTTTTGCTTTTCCGAAAAATCGGCTACCGATCCGGGTTTGAAGAAAAACATCTGTTCGGGTGTACGCGCCCATGTGCCCGAACCGGAGCATGGCACGTCGCAGATAATAGCATCAAATTTTTTACCGCCCATACTTTGCTTGAGCGATGCTTTATCTGATACGTCTGCGATTAAAGATACAGGTGGGGTATAGTGGTAAAGTTTGAATCGTTTGGACAGGTTGTGCAAAATACTTCTGCGTGTATCCGATACCGTCAGTTTTACGGTCGGTTCAGCGTCCTTTAACAATAGCGATTTTCCTCCGGCACCCGAGCAGCAATCCCACCATAACTCGTTCGGTTGCGGTTTGAAGTATGAGCCTGTTAACTGGGAAGAAGCATCTTGCACTACATAGCCATCTTCGGGCAACCAGTTGCTTATAGCTGTACCATTGGGTAGTGTGATACAGGTGTCGCTGATAAAAGAGGCTTCAACATGTTTTTGCTGCAATATCGTCATGATGAACTTCTTGTCTTTCCGCGCCCTGATGAACAGTTGTGGTTGCAGCAGGTTGCTTCGCAGCCAGGCTGCCTTGCTCATCCCATCGGACAAAGGAATGTCATATGGAAATACTTTTTCCGGGTTGGTACTGATATCAGCCGCATCAAGCGTTGACCCGGGAAATAATCTTTCCAGCATTTTTTCATCAGACATGCATATACGCATGGCGGCTTCTACTTTTTCTTTTATGGGGAGCGTAGCATCCAGCCACCTTTCTGCACGGTACCAGCAATAAGCCATTTCACTCAGCATCCTGCGGTCACGGCTGCCGAGTATTGGGTATTGTTTATAGTAGTTCTTCAGAAAATGGGGTAACGGCAAACTTCCGTCATAATTACCAATGATCCGCTCAATGTGCTGCCAGATAAAATTCATCGCTGTATGTCAAAGGTAGTGAGAAAAATTTTATGTTTGATATAAAAGCTGTAGTTGTCGCAGAGCTTATGTTTGAAGAGTATGATAACTGGTATTATTTTGCGTAACTTGATAACATACCTAAGGTTACACAGATGATAAAGCTTTTATTGTCTATTGTTTTGTTAGCTCCGATACTGTGCAGGGCACAGCAGGAAACAAACTATATTGATTACCACAAGCGTATCATTGTTGCCGAACAGCAATTCCTGTATTACAACAACCCGAAGGCTGCTGTTGAACAATACCGGAAGATATTTACAGATTGGAAAAGACCTTTTGCCCGAGATTGTTATACCGCATTGCAAATAGCCTCTTTACTGAAAGACACTACCGATGCTACTTTCTTTTTCGGACAATGTTTCAGGAATGGTGTTGAGTGGAATACAGTAGTTTTTTCTCCTCCCGTCAACCGATTGCTGCAGGATGATATGAGCTATAAAAAACGGATAGGCGACCTGTATGAAAAGTATTACAATGAATATAAAAAGACCATTGATACTAATTACCGTAACATTATAGCCAATATGTATAAGCATGAATATGCTTTGCGTAGACTTGCCGAAGGGCCAACGAGGTCAGAACCTCTCATCCGTAAATGGTTGGCTGTTGAAGACAGTAATATGTATGAATTGGTACCCATGATAAAAAGCAAAGGATTCCCCGGTGAAAAGAGAATAGGTCTGAGTCACATATTACCCGAACAGGTAGATGATAGCAGAACAGGCGACAGGCGTAACACTTACGATTTCAGGATGGTGAGTGTTAACCTGAATTGCCACGCAGCAACCCTGTTCTTTCACCACAGGTGTGGCTATATGTTGTTGAAAGAAGAACTGATGCAGGCAGTTCTGGAAGGCGAATTACACCCTCGTGAATATGCATTGATCTACGAATGGTCGCACAACTATTTTGCTGTAAAACATTGGGACGATGATTATCACGATTTCAGATGCGAAGGAAACAGGCAGGATGAGTGGTACAATATATTTATTGAACCTTTTCTTTATTCAAAGGACATTGCTGCTGTAAACAAAGCCAGGGCAGAGATAGGCATGTGTTCCTTAGACCACGATGAAAAGAAAAAGAAGTTCGCAATAGACAACGAGCTATACCTGTATTTCGGCACATTCAGAAAAATATAAAGCCGCTCATCGAGCGGCTTGTAAATTGAGTTCTTTCTTGTATTTAAACTTCCAGTAAAGTCTTTACAGGGTCTTTGCCCATAAGCATCAGTTCCGGATTTTCCAGCAGTTCTTTCACTCGTACCAGGAAACCTACAGACTCTCGTCCATCAATGATACGGTGGTCGTAGCTCAGTGCAAGGTACATCATCGGGCGTATCTCTACTTTGCCGTCTATTGCCATAGGGCGGTCCTGTATCTTGTGCATACCCAGTATCGCGCTCTGCGGAATATTGATGATCGGAGTAGACATCAGCGAACCGAACACACCACCATTGGTAATGGTAAAAGTACCGCCAGTCATTTCCTCTATGGTCAGCTTATTGTCGCGTGCTTTGGTAGCCAGCTCTCTTACCGCCTGCTCTATCTCTGCCATACCCATGCTTTCGGCATTACGTATCACAGGCACCACCAGCCCCTTTGGAGCGGAAACGGCGATAGATATATCACAGTAGTCGTGGTACACTATCTCTTCACCATCTATATAAGCATTTACCGAAGGCCACTCTGTAAGCGCCCAGCAACATGCTTTGGTAAAGAAAGACATGAACCCGAGGTTCACGCCGTGTTGTTCTTTGAAACTGTCTTTATATTTATTGCGGATGGCCATGATGTTGGTCATGTCTACCTCGTTAAAGGTGGTCAGCATGGCTGTGCTGTTCTTGGCTTCTACCAGTCTGCGGCTCACTGTCTTGCGCAGGTTGCTCATTTTCTTGCGGTCTTCGCTACGGCTGGCTTCACCACCGCCGATGCGTCCGGGGTTTTCCAGGGCTGCCAGCACGTCTTTTTTCAGTATGCGTCCGCCCTCGCCGCTACCTTTCACCTGGTTGGCCGACAGTTTTTTATCCGCCATCATGGTTTTAGCTACCGGGGTAGCCTTGGCGTCGCTCTTGGCTTCACTTTTTGCCGGTGCGGCCTGTTCCTGCTTCTTGGTTTCTTTTTTCGGTTCTTCTTTTGGTTCACCCAGGTCAGGTACTGCGGGAGCAGATGTGCCTTCAGGACGCTTGGCTGTCTCATCTATTTTGCAGGCTACATCGCCAATGTTCAGTGTTTGGTCGTTCTTGGCTACGGTATGTAAGATACCTGCCTGCTCAGCGCTCAATTCAAAGGTCGCTTTCTCCGACTCTAATTCGCATAAAACCTCATCTCTTTCTACCCATTCCCCGTCTTTTTTCAGCCATTCTACTAATGTTACTTCGCTGATTGACTCGCCTACGGTCGGTACTTTTATTTCTATCATGAAAATATGAACATTTGCGGCTGCTAAATTATGAAAAATTTGCGGCAATAATGG encodes the following:
- a CDS encoding S8 family peptidase: MCRGVVWCFVGLLIFSVTAIAQPQYGFRVSFTDKGGTTQSLSSPLGFLSQRAIDRRATQGIAIDSTDLPVSPDYMDSVLTLTGAKLHLTSRWLNYTVILLTDSSKILTLQSKPFISTIEYMAYYPAGLHKPSKDTDTTGNTLSAAQKTTGSSAYYGDSYSQSALVNGDYLHDIGWKGEGKLIAVLDEGFADVNTAPAFDSMVNAGRLKDHYNFANASTDVFTGGLHGTTSLSTIAGNLPGTYVGAAPHADIALYITEIGGSEQHLEMDNMMAATERADSIGADIITVSLGYNEFNYPDPSYSLKYADIDGKSTIAAKAANIATSKGILFVASAGNEGGGTWNYVLTPGDADSAMTVGSVGLDKVPAPNSGYGPNAAGQVKPDVCMVGQPASIMRNGPNPSFSSGTSWATPQLAGWAACLMQASGNFTPYEIRTAIQKSANLYNNPGLQLGYGVPNFHYALELLNVKELPKVPDANDWIITSPNPFTGSITLRVFNGSKSSLLDIVVTDVSGKIIYQDAVNMSAGVQNIPVTLPGVSNGLYFLKAVTGDKQQVVKLLKN
- the odhB gene encoding 2-oxoglutarate dehydrogenase complex dihydrolipoyllysine-residue succinyltransferase, with amino-acid sequence MIEIKVPTVGESISEVTLVEWLKKDGEWVERDEVLCELESEKATFELSAEQAGILHTVAKNDQTLNIGDVACKIDETAKRPEGTSAPAVPDLGEPKEEPKKETKKQEQAAPAKSEAKSDAKATPVAKTMMADKKLSANQVKGSGEGGRILKKDVLAALENPGRIGGGEASRSEDRKKMSNLRKTVSRRLVEAKNSTAMLTTFNEVDMTNIMAIRNKYKDSFKEQHGVNLGFMSFFTKACCWALTEWPSVNAYIDGEEIVYHDYCDISIAVSAPKGLVVPVIRNAESMGMAEIEQAVRELATKARDNKLTIEEMTGGTFTITNGGVFGSLMSTPIINIPQSAILGMHKIQDRPMAIDGKVEIRPMMYLALSYDHRIIDGRESVGFLVRVKELLENPELMLMGKDPVKTLLEV